The Glycine soja cultivar W05 chromosome 15, ASM419377v2, whole genome shotgun sequence region tattttgttgagtttgtggaagcaaagcttcatgatgaatccacaatgattcaaaggtgttttgatgataacaatgatgacaacaaaagatgatgacaaaagtgatgaacaaaaagctcaaaagatcaaagaacaactcaagtgaatcaaagaacatctcaagtgaatcaagaacaagtcaagagttcaagaatcaacaagaattcaagacttaagaagaaagcctacaaacaagaatcaagattcaagattcaagatttcaagaatcaagattcaagatctcaagaatcaagatcaagattcaagactcaagattcaagaataaagaaaggactcaatcaagataagtattaaaaagtttttcaaaactttgaatagcacatgagtttttgacaaaacctttaccaaagagtttttactctctggtaatcgattaccatattgttgtaatcgattaccagtagcaaaatgagtttgaaaatgttttcaaactgaatttacaacgttccaaatattttcaaaaggctgtaatcgattacaatgttttggtaatcgattaccagtgcccttgaacattgaaattcaaatttaaatgtgaagagtcacatcctttcactcaaaaactttgtgtaatcgattacacttatttggtaattgattaccagtgtttgtttctgaaaaatctaaagatgtaactcttcaaaaaggttttgactctttcaaatgggtttttaagtttttctaaaagttataactcttctgaatggccttcttgaccagacatgaagagtctataaaagcaaggctttgttttacatttttatcaAGTCTTTCTAAgaatcttatacaatcctttacaagccttgaatctctttgaatctctttgaacttcttcttcttcttttgtaccCAAAGAtttatgaagttttctggttttctaaaccttaaaaacttgtgctattcatcttttcattctcttctccctttgccaaaaagaattcgccaaggactaaccgcctgaattctttttgtgtctctcttctctcttttccaaaagaacaagggactaaccgcctgaattcttttgtgtctcccttcttccttgtcaaagaattcaaaacgacatagtctgagaattcttttgattcttcccattccctaatacaaaaccgTTCAAAgttttaaccgcctgagaattcttttgtatccctattcacaaagtatcaaaggtgtaacagcctgagatctttgtcttaacacattggagggtacatcctttgtggcacaagtagagggtacatctacttgggtttgactgagaacaagagagggtacatctcttgtggatcagttctagtggagggtacatccactaggttcaaagagaacaagggagggtacatcccttgtggatctttgcttgtaaaaggttttttacaaggttgaaagaaatcccaaggaccgcaggtcgcttggggactggaggtaggcacgggttgttgccaaaccagtataaaaactcttgtgtgtttgtttccttcttccctactcttttactttccgctgtgcatttaatttccgcttttactttctgttaagtttctcttctactccatattctcttaacaacataagtaaaagtcttaaaagagtaatttttaattggtaaagttttaggaataattaattcaacccccccttcttaattattctgaggccactcgatccaacagagttaaagatgtaaatcttagattttaattatatgtatgaacaaatttaatttccatTATGTGTATGACGTGTATCGAGTTACTATTcctacataattatatattcacttaagtaatggcgtgttgttgggtgaatgtatatcgagacaaaattactttattttcataagcaaaaaaattaagggtgtttttatttaaaaattgaaattatcacatattagagtggtgatatcgtagcaaCGAGGCAGGTTgttacatttagtggtatcagagcaagtcGAACCTTTCGACCAGTGAGTTGTGAGTCTGCTATGTTTTTCTGTGCATTCTCTGGTTGCTTTGTTGAATGcttgatattttttgtttgatattaGCACTTACTCACTTGTTATGTTTCCATGAGTTATAGAGATTTGATTGTTGTAGTCATATCAGATTTGTTTTTTTGATGTTTGCTATACCATGAGTTTCAATGCCGTGCCACGGGTTATCAGACTGGCcaattgtataatttgtgaagGTCAATGGGATAACATGGCAAGCGAtcaaaaaatacaaatgatgGAAAGTGAGTGTTAATGTCTCGAGGCATCAACTCTCAAAAGTAACCAAGTAGGAACTTGTGATGGTTGTGATTTTGTGTGGTTCTTTTGTTGTGTGTATTCCTTTTATGTCTAACTCCCCGGTGTGTATAGGGAGTGATGGCTGGAAGGAATGATCATGCGATAGCTGATGCTCTTCAAGCCTTAGCTCAGGCTATAGGGAAtccaaataggggagaagctggTAGAGCTGTTGAGTACCAGGGGTTGGACCGCTTCCAACGAAACAACCCTCCTTCATTTAATGGAGGATACAACCTTGATGGTGCTCAGAACTGGATAAgggaaattgagaaaatttttCGAGTGATGGCATGTCTGGAGGGGCAAAAGGTTGCTTTTGGTACATATACTCTAGTGGAAGAAGCTGGGTATTGGTGGGAGAATACTCGCCAATGCCTAGAGGCTGAAGGTCAAGATGTGACCTGGGATGTCTTCAAGAGGGTATTTTTGGAGAAATACTTTTCTAAGGATGTTAGGAACAAGAAAGAGATGGAGTTCTTAGAGCTCAAGTAGGGAAACATGACTGTAGCTGAATATGGAGCCAAGTTTGAGGAGCTGGTGAGGTACTTTCCCCATTATCAAGGGAGAGATGGTGAAAGTTCCAAATGTGTGAAGTTTTTGAATGGCTTGCGACCTGAAGTAAAACAAGCTGTGAATTACCAAGGTGTTCGTCAGTTCCCACTTTTGGTTAACATGTGTCGGATTTGGGATGAAGACTCCCGAGATAGGGAGGCCTATTATAGGAGTATAGGTCCAATGAGGAATAAAAAGAATGGACCTCAACATCAGGGAAAACCATACTCTACTCCTCCTAAGCAATATGGTAACCGCCCCAACAATCAGAGGACTGCTCCTATGGGATTTGCGGGTGGTAGTGGTAGCAAACCCAATACTTTTCCTACTCAGATCACTTGTTACAACTATGGTAAGCCAGAGCACATCTCCTCAAATTGTGCTGAAAAGGGTGTGACATGTTTTAATTATGGAAAGAAGGAGCATATTCAGAGAGACTGTCCTTATCCCATGAAGGAGAAAAATGGTGGGGGCCTGAATGACCAAACTAGACATCCGAAGGCCACGGGAAGAGTCTTTACCCTTAACGGTGCTGAAGCTTTGAAATCCAAAGATCTAATCCAAGGTAGATGTTTCATAGATGAGATTTCGTTACTTGTGTTATTCGATTCCGGTGCAACCCATTCCTTTATATCCTATTTGTGTGTAGAAAAACTTAAGCTTTATGtgtcttctttaaataaagGTTTGGTGGTAGAGATCCCTACTAGTGGTTCTGTGTTAACTTCTGATCTGTGTTTGAATTTTCCTGTGGAAATTTCTGGTAGGACattcttgattgatttgatttgtttgcctttgagccagattgatgttattcttggtatggtctggttatcttccaaccatgtcttgttAAACTGTTTTGATAAAAGTGTGGTGTTTGATGACTCTGGAGTGAGTAAGGATATGGTGCTTATCTCTGCCAACCAATTTATgacatctttaaaagaagatgcTCAAGTGTACATGATCTTGTCTAGCCTGGAAGTAGAGACAAATGTTTCCATGTGTGACCTCCCTCTTGTCAGAGAGTTTCATGAAGTGTTTCTGGAGGATATATCCGGTCTGCCACCCGAGAGGGAGATAAAGTTTTCCATAGATTTAGTACCTGGTGctggacccatatccatagccccttataggatgtctcctatagagttagataagcttaagaaacagttagaggagttgttggataagcAGTTTGTTAGACCTAGTGTGTCTCCGTGGGGAGCACCAATGTTattagtgaagaagaaagatgggacCATGAGGTTGTGTGTGGATTACCGCCAGTTGAATAAGGTGACGGTTAAGAATAAGTACCCTTTGCCTAGAATAGATGACCTTATGGATCAGCTGGTAGGAGTTTGTGTGTTTAGCAAGATAGACCTTAGGTCAGGTTATCACCAGATTAGGGTGAAGTTTGAAGATATACCAAAGATTGCTTTTAGGACCTGTTATGCTCACTATGAGTATCTAGTCATGCCCTTTGGTGTGACTAATGCTTCAGGAGTGTTTATGGACTACATGAATAGAGTCTTTCACCCTTACCTTGATAGTTTTGTGGTAGTGTTaatagatgatattttggtatacttcaagactagagaggaacatgaagagcatttgaggattgtgttgcaaaCCCTTAAGGACCGACAACTTTATGCTAAGTTATCCAAGTGTGAGttttggttagagaaagttagCTTCCTAGGGCATGTGATATCTCAAGGGGGTATAGCTATAGATCCCTCTAAAATAGAAGTCGTTCTGGAGTGGGAGAGTCCTAAATCTGTTTTTGAGATTAAGAGTTTTATGGGCTTAGCAGGATACTACCGGAGATTCATAGAAGGTTTCTCCAAGTTGGCTTTACCTTTGACTAAACTGACTTGTAAgtcaagcttttgtgtgggataCCCAATGTGAGCATAGTTTCCAAACCCTTAAGGAAAGATCGACGACTGCTCTAGTGCTAGTTTTGCCTAACCCAAGAGAACCCTTtgaggtgtattgtgatgcatcaaagatgggtttaggAGGAGTGTTGATGCAAAGTGGCCAAGTAAtggcctatgcttctagacAACTCAAGACTCATGAGAGGAATTATGCCACCCATGATCTAGAGTTGGCTACTGTGGTTTTTGCCCTTAAAATGTGGAAGCATTACTTGTTTGGCTCAAAGTTTGAGGTGTTTAGCAATCATAAGAGCCTTAAGTACTTGTTTAGTCAAAAAGAGTTGAACATGCGTCAAAGGAGATGGTTAAAGTTtcttaaggattatgattttgagcttagctaccatCCCGGCAAAGCAAATGTAGTGGCTGATGCCCTGAGTAGGAAATCCCTATATATGTCTGCCTTGATGGTTAAAGAGATGGATCTCCTAGAACAGTTTAGAGACCTTAGCCTTGCATGTGAGGTTACTCCTAATAGTGTAAGATTAGGAACTTTGAGGATCACTAGTGAGTTACTAGGTGATATCAGGGGAGGCCTGAAGACTGATCCTTTTCTAAGGACTCAGTTAGAAGCTATAGAGTTAGGAAGAGATAGTAGTTTCAATGTTGGATAAGATGGAGTCTTGAGACTTCAAGATAGGATTTGTGTTCCCAATGTGCCTGAACTTAGGAAGATGATCctagaggaaggacataggagtaatttgagcatccatcctggtgctaccaagatgtattaggatttgaagatgatgttttggtggcccaacatgaagagagaggttaGCGAGTTTGTCTATGCATGCCTAGTCTATCATaaggctaagatagaacatCAGAGACCTTCAGGGAAGTTACAACCTTTAGAGATACCCTAGTGGAAGTGGGATAGTATTTTCATGGATTTTGTGGTAGGATTACCTAGAACCCCTAGAGGTTTAGATTCTATTTGGGTTATTGTTGATAGACTGACTAAGTCCACTCACTTTATTCCCATTAATATCAGATTTTCTTTGGAGAAGTTAACCTCCCTGTATATTAGTGAGATTGTCAGATTGCATGGTGTTGCATCTAGCATAGTGTCTGATAGAGATCCTAgatttacctctagattttgtGAGAGCCTGAACAGAGCGTTGGGAACCAAGCTTAGACTAAGTTCAGCCTACCATCCTCAGACTGATGGCCAAACTGAACAGACCATTTAGTCGCTGGAGGACCTTTTGAGGGCGTGTGTCTTAGAGTAAAAGGGAAGCTGGGAGAGTTTTCTTCCGTTGATAGAGT contains the following coding sequences:
- the LOC114386011 gene encoding uncharacterized protein LOC114386011 yields the protein MAGRNDHAIADALQALAQAIGNPNRGEAGRAVEYQGLDRFQRNNPPSFNGGYNLDGAQNWIREIEKIFRVMACLEGQKVAFGTYTLVEEAGYWWENTRQCLEAEGQDVTWDVFKRVFLEKYFSKDVRNKKEMEFLELK